A genomic segment from Brevundimonas mediterranea encodes:
- a CDS encoding type II toxin-antitoxin system RelE/ParE family toxin, with protein sequence MDDNAAVRLTFTPVFDRWLLRFRDHRAVARITTRLERLSGGHWGDVKPVGEGVSELRIAYGPGYRLYATKKNDAWVILLAGGDKSSQDRDIVEAKRLAEEYRND encoded by the coding sequence ATGGACGACAATGCGGCTGTAAGGCTGACCTTCACGCCGGTTTTCGATCGCTGGCTTCTCAGGTTTCGCGATCACAGGGCGGTGGCTCGGATCACGACCCGGCTCGAACGACTGTCCGGCGGTCACTGGGGCGATGTGAAGCCGGTGGGCGAGGGCGTCAGCGAACTGAGGATCGCCTACGGACCCGGTTATCGTCTGTATGCGACGAAGAAGAACGACGCCTGGGTCATTCTGCTGGCTGGAGGCGACAAGTCGAGCCAGGACCGCGACATTGTCGAGGCGAAACGGCTGGCTGAGGAGTATCGAAATGACTGA
- a CDS encoding addiction module antidote protein, which yields MTEPLIEFDPARYLNTPEAVEEYLVSSFEDAAELGDPRIITNALGVVARAKGMTQMARDADLSRTALYRALSEEGRPELSTIFKVMQALGLRLAPVRVDSAA from the coding sequence ATGACTGAGCCCCTGATCGAATTCGATCCCGCCCGTTACCTGAACACGCCCGAGGCGGTGGAAGAGTATCTGGTCTCCTCGTTCGAAGACGCTGCCGAGCTCGGCGATCCGCGCATCATCACCAACGCCCTCGGCGTCGTCGCCCGGGCCAAGGGCATGACCCAGATGGCGCGGGACGCGGACCTGTCGCGCACGGCCCTCTATCGGGCGCTCAGCGAAGAGGGGCGGCCCGAGCTTTCGACCATTTTCAAGGTGATGCAGGCCCTGGGCCTTCGCCTCGCCCCCGTTCGCGTGGACTCCGCCGCCTGA
- the cmk gene encoding (d)CMP kinase — protein MSLIIAVDGPAASGKGTIAARLARTYGLPHLDTGLLYRAVGVKLLEAGGSLDDEAAATEAARGLDAAQVSDDPRLTTGEAGEAASRVAGHPGVRAALLDLQQAFAAQAGGAVLDGRDIGTVIAPDAPAKLFVTAAPETRADRRWKQLTARGFDIGFDDMLADIQRRDERDAGRGAAPMVQAEDAVLLDTTDMGIEAAFDAARRIVEAARVKHGL, from the coding sequence ATGTCGCTGATCATCGCCGTCGACGGCCCCGCCGCCTCGGGCAAGGGCACCATCGCCGCGCGGCTGGCGCGGACCTATGGCCTGCCGCATCTGGACACCGGCCTGCTGTACCGCGCCGTGGGCGTCAAACTGCTGGAGGCCGGCGGTTCGCTGGACGACGAGGCGGCGGCGACCGAGGCGGCGCGTGGCCTCGACGCGGCTCAGGTGTCCGACGACCCCCGCCTGACCACCGGCGAGGCGGGCGAGGCGGCCAGCCGTGTCGCCGGCCATCCCGGCGTGCGCGCCGCCCTGCTGGACCTGCAACAGGCCTTCGCGGCCCAGGCCGGCGGCGCCGTGCTGGACGGGCGCGACATCGGCACGGTGATCGCGCCTGACGCACCCGCCAAACTGTTCGTCACCGCCGCGCCTGAGACCCGGGCCGACCGCCGCTGGAAACAGTTGACGGCGCGGGGTTTCGACATCGGCTTCGACGACATGCTGGCCGACATTCAGCGCCGGGACGAGCGCGACGCCGGTCGCGGCGCGGCGCCGATGGTCCAGGCCGAAGACGCGGTCTTGCTGGATACCACCGACATGGGTATAGAGGCGGCCTTCGATGCGGCCCGCCGTATCGTCGAGGCGGCGCGCGTGAAACACGGTCTCTGA
- the rpsA gene encoding 30S ribosomal protein S1: MSDTLNPTRDDFSALLDEQLQGRDFGEGQVVHGRVVGIEKDIVIIDVGLKTEGRISMREFGQGEDAKLPKVGDNVEVYLERVENALGEAVISRDKARREEAWTRLEVVFAEGQPVNGAIVGRVKGGFTVDLGGASAFLPGSQVDIRPVRDVGPLMGKEQPFQILKMDRPRGNIVVSRRAILEEARAEQRTELVGQLQEGEVREGVVKNITDYGAFVDLGGIDGLLHVTDMSWKRVSHPSQVLAVGDTVKVQIVKINPDTQRISLGMKQLQSDPWDGVEAKYPVGAKYTGRITNITDYGAFVELEAGVEGLVHVSEMSWTKKNVHPGKIVSTSQEVDVVVLDVDASKRRISLGLKQAQDNPWDAFVANNPIGSTVEGEVKNATEFGLFIGLDNDIDGMVHLSDLDWSVSGEEAIQRYRKGEMVKAKVLDVDVEKERVSLGIKQLGGDPIGEGDTYRRGQQITVTVSSIESGGIEVKFGEDDAPVTAFVRKSDLSRDRNEQRPERFAVGDRVDAMITAVDKASRRVSVSIKALEMKDEQEAIEQFGSSDSGASLGDILGAALKNAGTKE; the protein is encoded by the coding sequence ATGTCTGATACTCTCAATCCCACGCGCGACGACTTCTCGGCGCTGCTCGACGAACAGCTTCAGGGTCGCGACTTCGGCGAAGGCCAGGTCGTTCACGGCCGCGTCGTCGGCATCGAAAAAGACATCGTCATCATCGACGTCGGCCTGAAGACCGAAGGCCGCATCTCGATGCGCGAATTCGGCCAGGGCGAAGACGCCAAGCTGCCGAAGGTCGGCGACAACGTCGAGGTTTACCTGGAGCGCGTCGAGAACGCCCTGGGCGAAGCCGTCATCAGCCGTGACAAGGCCCGCCGCGAGGAAGCCTGGACCCGTCTGGAAGTCGTGTTCGCCGAAGGCCAGCCGGTCAACGGCGCTATCGTCGGTCGCGTCAAGGGCGGCTTCACCGTCGACCTGGGCGGCGCCTCGGCCTTCCTGCCCGGCTCGCAGGTGGACATCCGTCCGGTGCGCGACGTCGGCCCGCTGATGGGCAAGGAACAACCGTTCCAGATCCTGAAGATGGACCGTCCGCGCGGCAACATCGTCGTCTCGCGTCGCGCCATCCTGGAAGAAGCCCGCGCCGAACAGCGCACCGAGCTGGTCGGCCAGCTGCAAGAGGGCGAAGTCCGCGAAGGCGTGGTCAAGAACATCACCGACTACGGCGCGTTCGTGGACCTGGGCGGCATCGACGGCCTGCTGCACGTCACCGACATGTCGTGGAAGCGCGTCTCGCACCCGTCGCAGGTTCTCGCCGTCGGCGACACCGTCAAGGTCCAGATCGTCAAGATCAACCCGGACACCCAACGTATCTCGCTGGGCATGAAGCAACTGCAGTCGGACCCCTGGGACGGCGTGGAAGCCAAGTATCCGGTCGGCGCCAAGTACACGGGCCGCATCACCAACATCACCGACTACGGCGCCTTCGTGGAGCTGGAAGCCGGGGTCGAGGGCCTGGTGCACGTCTCGGAAATGTCCTGGACCAAGAAGAACGTCCATCCGGGCAAGATCGTCTCCACCTCTCAGGAAGTGGACGTGGTCGTCCTGGACGTCGACGCCTCCAAGCGCCGCATCTCGCTGGGCCTGAAACAGGCTCAGGACAATCCGTGGGACGCCTTCGTCGCCAACAACCCGATCGGCTCGACCGTCGAGGGCGAAGTCAAGAACGCCACCGAGTTCGGCCTGTTCATCGGCCTGGACAACGACATCGACGGCATGGTCCACCTGTCCGACCTCGACTGGTCGGTCTCGGGTGAAGAAGCCATCCAGCGCTACCGCAAGGGCGAGATGGTCAAGGCCAAGGTCCTGGACGTCGACGTCGAGAAGGAACGCGTCTCGCTGGGCATCAAGCAGCTGGGCGGCGATCCGATCGGCGAGGGCGACACCTATCGCCGCGGCCAGCAGATCACCGTCACCGTCTCGTCGATCGAGTCGGGCGGCATCGAGGTCAAGTTCGGTGAAGACGACGCGCCGGTCACGGCCTTCGTCCGCAAGTCGGACCTGTCGCGCGACCGTAACGAGCAACGTCCGGAACGCTTCGCCGTCGGCGACCGCGTCGACGCCATGATCACCGCCGTGGACAAGGCCTCGCGCCGCGTCTCGGTGTCGATCAAGGCGCTGGAAATGAAGGACGAACAGGAAGCCATCGAACAGTTCGGCTCGTCCGACTCGGGCGCTTCTCTGGGCGACATCCTGGGCGCCGCGCTGAAGAACGCCGGCACCAAGGAGTAG
- a CDS encoding integration host factor subunit beta, which translates to MIKSELIEKLAAENTHLTHAEVERLVNVILGKMTGALSEGGRVELRGFGAFSVRSRPARLGRNPRTGETVEVPAKAVPFFKSGKELRERLNASGDA; encoded by the coding sequence ATGATCAAGTCTGAACTGATCGAAAAGCTGGCGGCCGAGAACACCCACCTGACCCATGCGGAGGTGGAGCGGCTGGTGAATGTCATCCTCGGCAAGATGACCGGGGCCTTGTCCGAGGGCGGCCGGGTCGAGTTGCGCGGCTTCGGCGCCTTTTCGGTGCGGTCCCGTCCGGCGCGCTTGGGTCGCAATCCGCGCACCGGCGAGACGGTCGAGGTGCCGGCCAAGGCCGTGCCCTTCTTCAAGAGCGGCAAGGAACTGCGCGAGCGTCTGAACGCGTCCGGCGACGCCTGA
- the mscL gene encoding large-conductance mechanosensitive channel protein MscL, with amino-acid sequence MSLLSEFREFAVKGNVVDLAVGVIIGAAFNGIVKSLVDQVVMPPIGLLTGGIDFSELEWVLRRENPATEAVEKVAIQYGAFANTVIQFLIVAFVVFLVVKGVNSMRRQEAAKPDPAPSAPTPIESLLVEIRDALKARP; translated from the coding sequence ATGAGCCTGCTGTCCGAGTTCCGCGAGTTCGCGGTCAAGGGGAACGTCGTCGATCTGGCGGTCGGGGTGATCATCGGCGCGGCCTTCAACGGCATCGTCAAGAGCCTGGTCGATCAGGTCGTCATGCCCCCCATCGGCCTGTTGACCGGCGGCATCGACTTTTCCGAACTGGAATGGGTGCTGCGGCGCGAGAATCCGGCGACCGAGGCGGTCGAGAAGGTGGCGATTCAGTACGGCGCCTTCGCCAACACCGTGATCCAATTCCTGATCGTCGCCTTCGTGGTCTTCCTGGTGGTCAAGGGCGTCAACAGCATGCGGCGCCAGGAGGCGGCCAAGCCCGATCCGGCGCCCTCGGCCCCCACGCCGATCGAATCCCTGCTGGTCGAGATTCGCGACGCGCTGAAGGCGCGTCCCTGA
- a CDS encoding GNAT family N-acetyltransferase encodes MSVRPIRRSDYEALNRLHRQVGWPERSQAGWRWLEDNPARRDIDAPFGWVVADRRDEPVAMLGNLIQRFCKDDESLYAATGFSIIVPPERTGASRCLIKAILAQPDLFACYTLNANPRAAPLYRLFGLKPGPTETHALKLSWMVDPLTCLKGRLLRRLLGGISAEQARRLGEPLMNARLFQPPRLQLPDDVVVLRDVRENSPYADFWRALTAEGRLLADRGPEIMAWRLADPDQTLPPILLGRMRDGRLVGTATAMMTKTSPIEPPCLDIIDLTALQTDPEAIEVLAGVLIDNARALGAAKVRLPVTNPDILDHLGALPPKARREGGWGHCHARVDDPVLAETWAPTPFDGDYAVCARPVPQPRARRAPVRASAVQGRFWKA; translated from the coding sequence ATGTCCGTGCGACCCATCCGCAGATCCGACTACGAGGCCCTGAACAGGCTGCATCGTCAGGTCGGGTGGCCGGAGCGATCGCAGGCGGGGTGGCGCTGGCTGGAGGACAATCCGGCGCGCCGCGACATCGACGCGCCCTTCGGCTGGGTCGTCGCCGATCGGCGGGACGAACCGGTCGCCATGCTGGGCAATCTGATCCAGAGATTCTGCAAGGACGATGAAAGCCTGTACGCGGCGACGGGCTTTTCCATCATCGTGCCGCCGGAACGCACCGGCGCCAGCCGCTGTCTGATCAAGGCGATCCTGGCTCAGCCCGACCTGTTCGCCTGCTATACGCTGAACGCCAATCCCCGCGCGGCGCCGCTTTATCGGCTGTTCGGCCTCAAGCCGGGGCCGACGGAGACCCACGCCCTGAAACTGTCCTGGATGGTGGATCCGCTGACCTGTCTGAAGGGTCGACTGCTGCGGCGTCTGCTGGGCGGGATTTCGGCGGAGCAGGCCCGACGTCTCGGCGAGCCCCTGATGAACGCACGCCTGTTCCAGCCTCCACGCCTGCAATTGCCGGACGACGTCGTCGTGCTGCGCGATGTCAGGGAAAACTCGCCCTATGCCGACTTCTGGCGTGCGCTGACGGCCGAGGGGCGGCTGCTGGCGGACCGGGGGCCCGAGATCATGGCGTGGCGCCTGGCCGACCCGGACCAGACCTTGCCCCCCATCCTGCTGGGGCGGATGCGCGACGGACGACTGGTGGGGACGGCGACGGCGATGATGACCAAGACCAGCCCGATCGAACCGCCGTGCCTCGACATCATCGATCTGACGGCGCTGCAGACGGACCCCGAAGCGATCGAAGTCCTGGCGGGCGTCCTGATCGACAATGCGCGGGCGCTGGGCGCGGCCAAGGTGCGGTTGCCGGTGACCAATCCGGACATCCTGGACCATCTGGGCGCCCTGCCGCCCAAGGCGCGGCGCGAAGGCGGCTGGGGGCATTGTCACGCGCGCGTCGATGACCCGGTCCTGGCTGAAACCTGGGCGCCGACGCCGTTCGACGGCGACTACGCCGTCTGCGCCCGCCCCGTGCCTCAACCCCGCGCCCGGCGCGCGCCGGTCCGCGCCTCAGCGGTCCAGGGTCGGTTCTGGAAGGCCTGA
- a CDS encoding peptide MFS transporter, with protein sequence MNIVVALGLIITFATGVPVLMQILKHHPRGLIILFFAEMWERFSYYGMRGILIFFLTQHFLFDDSMAGSTYGSYTSLVYLLPLLGGIMADRFIGTRKAVAFGALLLVAGHGMMAFEGRPATETLTYAGQTYQIDAEGRGAARDVAIVIDGQKYKFEPAENGIAIQNLPATSTLPAVIPTAEYKIEATRDMAGVNVFYLAISLIIMGVGFLKPNISTIVGQLYPQGDPRRDSGFTLYYYGINLGAFWAAVLCGLLGQTVGWWAGFGLAGIGMALGWVVFMLGKPLLQGKGEPPADADLKKPLLGPINREWSIYLLSTLSVGVVWFMVQRNALVGWVLGAATVASLLFILYVIVKVCESKAQRERMMLAMVLIFGSVVFFTLFEQAGTSLNLFADRNVDLSITPQAFQFLGVTVGTPAQLAAAGITPSGFWIDATITAAQTQSFNAGFILIFAPIMAALWAFLAKRKLDPNPTMKFGLGLLQVGLGFMIVVWGAGMADSAFQMPLLLLGLLYLFHTTGELFLSPVGLSEITKLSMAKVVSFMMAVWFLASSIAQYVGGWIAGLAGTETVGGQVLDPGLALRTSLEVFSMLGLWGMGIGVAFIVVSFFIKGWSHGANDGDGHPGPTLSDRGQEDGNIAAPRTSTTG encoded by the coding sequence ATGAACATCGTCGTCGCCCTTGGACTGATCATCACCTTCGCCACCGGCGTGCCGGTGCTGATGCAGATCCTCAAACACCATCCGCGAGGGCTAATCATCCTGTTCTTCGCCGAGATGTGGGAGCGTTTCTCCTACTACGGCATGCGCGGCATCCTGATCTTCTTCCTGACGCAGCACTTCCTGTTCGACGACTCGATGGCGGGCTCGACCTACGGCTCCTACACGTCTCTGGTGTATCTGCTGCCCCTGCTGGGCGGCATCATGGCCGACCGCTTCATTGGCACGCGCAAGGCCGTAGCTTTCGGCGCTCTGCTGCTGGTCGCTGGTCACGGCATGATGGCCTTCGAGGGACGCCCGGCGACAGAAACCCTGACCTACGCCGGTCAGACCTACCAGATCGACGCCGAAGGCCGTGGTGCGGCCCGTGACGTCGCGATCGTCATCGACGGCCAGAAGTACAAGTTCGAACCTGCCGAAAACGGCATCGCCATTCAGAACCTGCCCGCGACCTCGACTCTGCCGGCCGTCATTCCGACCGCCGAGTACAAGATCGAGGCTACCCGCGACATGGCGGGCGTAAACGTCTTCTACCTGGCGATTTCCCTGATCATCATGGGGGTCGGTTTCCTGAAGCCGAACATTTCGACGATCGTGGGACAGCTTTATCCGCAGGGCGACCCACGCCGGGATTCCGGCTTTACCCTCTACTATTACGGCATCAACCTGGGGGCCTTCTGGGCCGCCGTGCTCTGCGGGCTTCTCGGGCAGACTGTCGGCTGGTGGGCGGGCTTCGGCTTGGCGGGCATCGGCATGGCGCTGGGTTGGGTCGTCTTCATGCTCGGCAAGCCGCTGCTGCAAGGCAAGGGCGAGCCGCCGGCCGACGCTGATCTGAAAAAGCCGTTGCTGGGACCGATCAACCGCGAATGGTCGATCTATCTGCTCAGCACCCTGAGTGTCGGCGTCGTCTGGTTCATGGTCCAGCGAAACGCTCTGGTCGGCTGGGTCCTAGGCGCCGCGACGGTCGCCTCGCTGCTGTTCATCCTCTACGTCATCGTCAAGGTCTGCGAAAGCAAGGCTCAGCGCGAGCGGATGATGCTGGCGATGGTGCTGATCTTCGGATCGGTGGTGTTCTTCACCCTGTTCGAACAGGCCGGCACGTCGCTGAATCTGTTTGCTGATCGTAACGTGGACCTGAGCATCACGCCGCAGGCCTTCCAGTTCCTCGGGGTCACAGTCGGAACGCCCGCCCAATTGGCCGCCGCTGGCATCACGCCGAGCGGTTTCTGGATCGACGCGACGATCACCGCCGCCCAGACTCAGTCTTTCAATGCGGGCTTCATCCTGATCTTCGCCCCCATCATGGCCGCGCTGTGGGCCTTCCTGGCCAAGCGCAAGCTGGACCCCAATCCGACGATGAAGTTCGGCCTGGGCCTGCTTCAGGTCGGTCTGGGCTTCATGATCGTGGTGTGGGGCGCTGGCATGGCCGACTCGGCCTTCCAGATGCCTCTGCTGCTGCTGGGCCTGCTCTATCTGTTCCACACGACGGGCGAACTTTTCCTGTCGCCGGTCGGCCTGTCGGAGATCACCAAACTGTCGATGGCCAAGGTGGTCAGCTTCATGATGGCGGTCTGGTTCCTGGCCAGTTCAATCGCTCAGTATGTCGGCGGTTGGATCGCTGGCCTGGCGGGTACGGAGACCGTCGGCGGACAGGTGCTGGACCCCGGTCTGGCCCTGCGCACCTCGCTGGAGGTGTTCAGCATGCTGGGGCTGTGGGGCATGGGCATCGGCGTCGCCTTCATCGTTGTCAGCTTCTTCATCAAGGGCTGGTCGCATGGAGCTAACGACGGCGACGGTCATCCCGGCCCCACGTTGAGCGATAGAGGCCAGGAAGACGGCAATATCGCTGCGCCGCGAACCTCCACCACCGGCTGA
- a CDS encoding TonB-dependent receptor produces the protein MHPDLTLEAGLRLEASTISQSGDADQEKSFFFAKPRFMATWTPMPNNQLRLRFERELGQLDFSDFAASADLEEENVYGGNVDLEPEQRWISELTYERRFWGEGVVSIGYRHDEIIDAIDRIPLAGGLSAVGNIGEGTLDRLSLNVTLPLDKLGAPGARFTFKNDWNKTAVTDPTTGEERPISGVRATQANIGIEQDITRWKLQWGVNWLPYLGQPNYSPDQVSRWRGTDYFEMFAEYKPSPTLAIRAQLNLWDDFTNSRTVFADRETRAVAFIEDSTVDPRTFVSIRVRKTF, from the coding sequence CTGCACCCGGACCTGACGCTGGAGGCCGGCCTGCGCCTGGAAGCCTCGACCATCAGCCAGTCCGGCGACGCCGACCAGGAGAAGAGCTTCTTCTTCGCCAAGCCCCGCTTCATGGCCACCTGGACGCCGATGCCGAACAACCAGCTGCGCCTCCGCTTCGAGCGCGAGCTGGGCCAGCTGGACTTCTCCGACTTCGCCGCCTCGGCCGACCTGGAAGAGGAGAACGTCTATGGCGGCAACGTCGATCTGGAGCCGGAGCAGCGCTGGATCTCGGAACTGACCTACGAACGCCGCTTCTGGGGCGAGGGCGTCGTCTCCATCGGCTATCGCCACGACGAGATCATCGACGCCATCGACCGGATCCCCCTGGCCGGCGGTCTGTCGGCGGTGGGCAATATCGGCGAGGGCACGCTGGACCGGCTGTCGCTGAATGTGACCCTGCCGCTGGACAAGCTGGGCGCGCCGGGCGCCCGCTTCACCTTCAAGAACGACTGGAACAAGACCGCCGTCACCGACCCGACGACGGGCGAAGAACGGCCCATCTCGGGTGTTCGGGCCACCCAGGCCAATATCGGCATCGAGCAGGACATCACGCGCTGGAAGCTGCAGTGGGGCGTGAACTGGCTGCCCTATCTGGGCCAGCCCAACTATTCGCCGGATCAGGTCTCCAGATGGCGCGGCACGGACTATTTCGAGATGTTCGCCGAGTACAAGCCGAGCCCGACCCTGGCGATCCGCGCCCAGCTGAACCTGTGGGACGACTTCACGAACAGCCGGACGGTTTTCGCCGACCGCGAGACCCGCGCCGTGGCCTTCATCGAGGACAGCACGGTCGATCCCCGCACCTTCGTCTCGATCCGGGTCCGCAAGACCTTCTGA
- a CDS encoding TonB-dependent receptor plug domain protein → MTKTLLLASTALLLSAVSAQAGDEPQVAQAPVPTGPVSQAPLADAAQRGVLVFTPAFFLAQQPNTALDMVNRVPGFDLDDGTGARGFEGAVGNVLIGNARPASKNDTGSNVLSRTPARQVERIELIRGGAPGIDMQGFSVVVNVILKKETSRQSILTWNTTQFEGSGQDLYGGSYQFTARSGDRSWGVTLSDGVSMSDSNGPGRLIRRDASGNVLRDELTDTDGYGGGNSIRGTYAGPLAGGKVDLTARYGINDWQGYNTSRSATAFRESLDSEDSDSGEFGVTWERPLNDRFKLETRLMHEFGSWDGVSTYNVLNNGVDAPEQIFAYSGERSETILRALVRHERSPKLTIETGGEIAYNMRQADQAYTEGGAPIPLPSASVKVEETRGEAFSKGT, encoded by the coding sequence ATGACAAAGACACTGCTGCTGGCAAGCACCGCCCTGCTGCTTTCCGCCGTGAGCGCCCAAGCCGGCGACGAACCGCAGGTGGCCCAGGCGCCCGTGCCGACCGGACCGGTAAGCCAGGCGCCCCTGGCCGACGCCGCCCAGCGGGGGGTGCTGGTCTTCACGCCCGCCTTCTTTCTCGCTCAACAGCCCAACACCGCGCTCGACATGGTCAACCGCGTGCCCGGCTTCGACCTCGACGACGGCACGGGCGCGCGCGGCTTTGAGGGGGCGGTGGGCAATGTCCTGATCGGCAACGCCCGACCGGCCTCCAAGAACGACACCGGCTCCAACGTGCTCAGCCGCACCCCGGCCCGGCAGGTCGAGCGGATCGAGCTGATCCGGGGCGGCGCGCCCGGCATCGACATGCAGGGGTTCTCGGTGGTGGTGAACGTCATCCTGAAGAAGGAGACCAGCCGCCAGTCGATCCTGACCTGGAACACCACCCAGTTCGAGGGATCGGGCCAGGACCTGTACGGCGGCAGCTACCAGTTCACGGCCCGCAGCGGCGACCGCAGCTGGGGCGTCACCCTGTCCGACGGCGTCAGCATGAGCGATTCCAATGGCCCCGGCCGCCTGATCCGCCGCGACGCCTCGGGCAATGTGCTGCGCGACGAGCTCACCGACACCGACGGCTACGGCGGCGGGAACTCGATCCGCGGGACCTACGCCGGCCCGCTCGCGGGCGGCAAGGTCGATCTGACCGCCCGCTACGGGATCAACGACTGGCAGGGCTACAACACCAGCCGATCCGCCACCGCCTTCCGCGAAAGCCTGGACAGCGAGGACAGCGACAGCGGCGAGTTCGGCGTGACCTGGGAGCGTCCCCTGAACGACCGTTTCAAGCTGGAAACCCGGCTGATGCACGAGTTCGGCAGCTGGGACGGGGTCTCGACCTACAACGTGCTGAACAACGGCGTGGACGCCCCCGAACAGATCTTCGCCTATTCCGGCGAAAGGTCAGAGACCATCCTGCGCGCCCTGGTCCGCCACGAGCGCTCGCCGAAGCTGACGATCGAGACCGGCGGTGAGATCGCCTACAACATGCGCCAGGCCGATCAGGCCTATACCGAGGGCGGCGCGCCCATTCCCCTGCCCAGCGCCTCGGTCAAGGTCGAGGAGACGCGCGGCGAGGCCTTCTCTAAGGGAACCTAG
- a CDS encoding TraB/GumN family protein: MKALILALGLIAAPTPTLAQTAEEPATVDEIVVVARRIEGPMWEVQRGDSTLILVGSIDGLPRDMEWRTDALVSAVEGADRVLFPIQGQASLADVGRLLWRMRTLTRLPNDRTSADYLSPELEARVERITTEGPSRKSMLMLSADLMEHGGYARRARPVSEVVRGAARKSRKPAEPVGVFRGDEMVEKILTTPPEAYLDCIERAATAAEAGEVEGERRAEAWRRRQVPAVLASPLEQATNACSYWAVMGEGERLRGIWNEAVDEALSQPGVTVAIAPLRLLAEPNGVLARLEAQGLEPIGPEWRPAAP, from the coding sequence ATGAAAGCACTGATTTTGGCTTTGGGGCTGATCGCTGCGCCGACGCCGACGCTGGCCCAGACGGCCGAGGAGCCCGCCACGGTCGATGAGATCGTCGTGGTTGCGCGCCGGATCGAGGGCCCGATGTGGGAGGTCCAACGCGGCGACAGCACGCTGATCCTGGTGGGGTCTATCGACGGCCTGCCGCGAGACATGGAATGGCGCACAGACGCTCTGGTCTCTGCGGTGGAAGGGGCGGATCGCGTGCTGTTCCCGATACAGGGCCAGGCGTCGTTGGCGGATGTCGGACGGCTGCTTTGGCGGATGCGAACTCTGACGCGCCTGCCCAACGACCGCACGAGCGCGGATTATCTCTCGCCCGAGCTTGAGGCGCGGGTGGAACGGATTACAACCGAGGGGCCAAGCCGCAAAAGTATGCTGATGCTGTCGGCCGACCTGATGGAACACGGTGGCTATGCCCGACGCGCGCGGCCCGTGTCGGAGGTAGTGCGCGGGGCGGCGCGCAAATCCCGTAAGCCGGCCGAACCTGTCGGCGTCTTTCGCGGCGACGAGATGGTCGAGAAGATCCTGACCACGCCGCCCGAAGCCTATCTGGACTGTATCGAAAGAGCGGCGACAGCCGCCGAAGCCGGGGAGGTCGAGGGCGAACGACGGGCGGAGGCCTGGCGACGCAGGCAGGTGCCGGCGGTGCTGGCCTCGCCACTGGAGCAGGCGACGAACGCCTGCTCCTACTGGGCGGTAATGGGCGAGGGCGAGAGATTGCGGGGCATCTGGAATGAGGCCGTCGACGAGGCTCTGTCGCAGCCCGGGGTAACGGTGGCCATCGCACCGCTTCGGCTGCTGGCGGAGCCGAACGGCGTCCTGGCCCGGTTGGAAGCCCAGGGCCTGGAGCCGATCGGACCCGAGTGGCGGCCCGCGGCCCCCTGA